Proteins co-encoded in one Rattus rattus isolate New Zealand chromosome 5, Rrattus_CSIRO_v1, whole genome shotgun sequence genomic window:
- the Sohlh1 gene encoding spermatogenesis- and oogenesis-specific basic helix-loop-helix-containing protein 1 → MASGGHERATEDYGVSGIAGCSKTPQAETQENLQTPSQSSALCPAPVAAANWSPCLRRNVVSERERRRRISLSCERLRALLPQFDGRREDMASVLEMSVCFLQLAHSMDPSWEQLSVPQPPQEMWHMWQGDVLQVTLANQIADSKPDSGIAKASAVARVQDPPCCGMLDIDQSQATERASELLERPSSCPGKSTLSFSESESSSLGAGLPPWPPHSWQPATPEASDAVSGGSHQVGSLAGDTESPGMLAEEANLVLASVPDARYTTGAGSEVVDGASFLLTTNPDWWLGSVEGRGGLALARNSPVDGAEPSYIGDPEPCSQELQAGPVELWGLDFGSPGLALKDEADSIFPDFFP, encoded by the exons ATGGCGTCCGGTGGCCACGAGCGGGCTACTGAGGATTACGGAGTCTCCGGCATTGCGGGATGCAG caAGACTCCTCAGGCTGAGACTCAGGAGAACTTGCAAACTCCCTCACAAAGCTCAGCCCTCTGCCCAGCTCCTGTGGCTGCTGCAAATTGGAGCCCCTGTCTTCGGAGAAATGTGGTCAGCGAGAGAGAACGCAG gaggaggatctCCTTGAGCTGTGAGCGCTTGCGGGCGCTACTGCCTCAGTTTGATGGCCGGCGGGAGGACATGGCTTCCGTCctggagatgtctgtgtgcttCCTCCAGCTTGCCCACAGCATGGATCCTAGCTgggagcagctctct gttcctcagcctcctcaggaGATGTGGCACATGTGGCAGGGCGATGTTCTGCAGGTAACCCTGGCGAATCAGATTGCAGACAGCAAGCCGGACTCCGGGATAGCAAAAGCATCTGCCGTGGCTCG GGTGCAGGACCCCCCATGCTGTGGCATGCTGGATATAGACCAGAGCCAAGCTACTGAGAGGGCGTCAGAGCTTCTGGAGAGGCCTTCCTCCTGCCCTGGTAAGAGCACGTTGTCCTTCAGTGAGTCAG AGTCCTCCAGCTTGGGTGCTGGGCTCCCACCCTGGCCTCCTCACTCATGGCAGCCAGCCACTCCCGAGGCGAGCGACGCTGTTTCTGGTGGGTCACACCAGGTGGGATCCCTGGCCGGGGACACTGAGTCTCCGGGCATGCTGGCTGAGGAGGCCAACTTGGTCTTGGCATCTGTGCCTGATGCCAG GTACACCACAGGGGCAGGGTCCGAAGTGGTGGACGGAGCATCCTTTCTGCTGACCACcaatcctgattggtggttgg GGTcagtggagggcagaggaggactAGCTCTTGCCAGGAACAGCCCAGTGGATGGGGCAGAGCCAAGCTACATCGGAGACCCTGAGCCCTGCTCCCAGGAGCTCCAGGCTGGCCCCGTAGAGCTGTGGGGCTTGGATTTTGGCAGCCCTGGCCTGGCCCTGAAGGATGAAGCAGACAGCATCTTCCCTGACTTTTTCCCCTGA